In one window of Candidatus Scalindua sp. DNA:
- a CDS encoding C-GCAxxG-C-C family protein — protein MENKDVGELARDYYLKGFGCAESILHAFNDLRVIKVSDPLLKASTGFGTGFGGKGSTCGAITGPIMAIGLEYGRLKPEESAEDTYRRTKKVVEAYELKYKTTICTQVTRVWRERGKFATPERKKFCGAIVRYMARETERILSEEDGNQRT, from the coding sequence ATGGAAAACAAAGATGTTGGTGAGTTGGCAAGAGATTATTACCTGAAAGGATTCGGGTGTGCTGAGAGTATTCTCCACGCCTTCAATGATCTGAGAGTAATAAAGGTATCTGATCCCCTGCTAAAAGCATCTACCGGCTTTGGAACAGGATTCGGAGGTAAGGGTTCAACCTGTGGGGCGATAACCGGCCCGATAATGGCAATAGGGCTGGAATATGGCAGGCTGAAACCAGAGGAAAGTGCGGAAGACACATACAGACGGACGAAGAAGGTTGTTGAAGCGTATGAGCTGAAGTACAAAACCACCATCTGTACCCAGGTAACAAGGGTCTGGAGGGAACGAGGGAAATTTGCAACACCGGAAAGGAAGAAATTCTGCGGAGCCATTGTCCGCTATATGGCAAGGGAGACAGAAAGAATACTGAGTGAAGAAGATGGCAACCAGCGTACATAA
- a CDS encoding DUF2764 domain-containing protein, whose product MKHRYYYLVASLPSLYLEVPPPVRRDEFLAMCKRYVKKNDFALLESINMLDLKQKDISSGVLGDFFNFESRLRNALAELRSQRLGFAVENCAGNDISDHEQMLIAEEALHAPSPLKAEEILNKARWRYLDELEFGHYFDRDRLVVFFIKLQILERIALFDAERGLRTLQSILDLDPVKAHYFNA is encoded by the coding sequence TTGAAGCACCGCTATTATTATCTCGTGGCATCGTTACCAAGTCTCTACCTGGAAGTTCCTCCACCTGTCAGGAGAGATGAATTTCTTGCCATGTGCAAGAGGTATGTTAAGAAAAATGATTTTGCACTGTTGGAGTCAATCAACATGTTAGACCTGAAACAAAAAGACATTTCATCAGGTGTTTTAGGAGATTTTTTCAATTTTGAGTCAAGGCTCAGAAACGCACTGGCAGAATTGCGGTCTCAGAGGTTAGGTTTTGCGGTTGAAAATTGTGCAGGCAATGATATATCTGATCATGAACAGATGCTTATTGCTGAAGAAGCACTTCATGCGCCTTCACCACTTAAAGCGGAAGAGATTCTTAATAAAGCAAGGTGGAGATACCTTGATGAGCTTGAGTTTGGTCATTATTTTGACAGGGACAGGCTCGTCGTCTTCTTTATCAAACTCCAGATTCTTGAGAGGATCGCTCTTTTTGATGCTGAACGGGGCCTGAGAACACTTCAGTCAATTCTCGATCTCGATCCGGTAAAGGCGCACTATTTTAATGCATAG
- a CDS encoding carboxypeptidase regulatory-like domain-containing protein, which yields MRYYFSAILVILSLILSAPHINAQEDEKSLTKEQVQIMQENLNKAMLALKKEIKIETEVENGGTISGNVTCKRVKHPENVVVYIEKVGDNKFPAPEEHGVVDQFNLTFIPHVIAIQKGTTIDFPNSDSVRHNVLSPPDCPMQFNLGTYDVGVVKHVTFDKPGEIPLLCNVHAEMSAFVLVLENPYFSLTGKDGVFKIENVPAGTYKLNAWHEKLQTVTKEVTVEAGKTTNIDFQLKKRK from the coding sequence ATGAGATATTACTTTTCAGCAATTCTTGTTATTCTGTCATTGATTTTATCTGCTCCTCATATCAATGCCCAGGAAGATGAAAAGTCCCTGACCAAAGAGCAGGTCCAAATAATGCAGGAAAACTTAAATAAAGCCATGCTGGCTCTAAAGAAAGAGATTAAGATAGAGACTGAAGTTGAAAATGGCGGTACTATTTCGGGAAATGTAACATGTAAAAGAGTCAAGCATCCGGAAAATGTGGTGGTTTATATTGAAAAAGTAGGTGACAACAAATTCCCAGCACCTGAGGAGCATGGGGTAGTGGACCAATTTAATTTAACTTTTATCCCTCATGTAATAGCGATACAGAAAGGTACAACGATTGACTTCCCAAACAGTGATAGTGTCCGCCACAATGTATTGTCTCCTCCAGACTGCCCTATGCAGTTTAATCTGGGTACCTATGATGTTGGCGTTGTAAAACACGTAACATTTGACAAACCCGGAGAGATACCTCTTTTGTGTAACGTCCACGCAGAGATGTCGGCTTTTGTACTCGTACTGGAAAATCCATATTTTTCACTCACCGGAAAGGATGGCGTTTTCAAGATAGAGAATGTTCCGGCAGGTACTTACAAATTAAACGCGTGGCATGAAAAACTTCAAACGGTAACGAAAGAGGTAACGGTAGAAGCAGGTAAGACAACAAACATCGATTTCCAGTTAAAGAAACGTAAATAG